The following nucleotide sequence is from Azospirillum brasilense.
CCTGGTCGGTCTTCAGAAGCTGCTCGCCACGCCCCTCGCTGCCCATCACGATCAGGCAGGAGTTGGCCAGCAGGTCGGGCGGCGCCAGCAGTTCGAACAGGCGGCGGAAGATCTTGCGGTTCAGCTCGGTCACGAGGTCAGCGATGAAGGACACCTTGACGCCCGTGCCGTGCAGCGTGCGGATCAGCCCGACGATGTCCTGGCTGGCCCGGCCCAGATCCTCCGGCGTGGCGGCGCGGTCGACCTTGAGCGCGACGACCTGGGAATGGTTGGACAGGACGGCCAGCAGGTCGGTCTGCTCCAGCAGGCCGGCGACCGCGCCCTGCTCGGTGATGACCAGACGGCGCACCGAATGCTTGGTCATCAGGATCAGCGCGTTGAACAGCAGGTCGTCGCGATCCAGAGCCAGCAGCTCGTAGCGGGCGAGCGGCCCCACCGGGCTGTCCACGGGCCGCCCCTCCAGCACCACAAGGTCGCGCAGATCGGTGCCGGTCAGGATGCCGACGCGCCCCCCCTTTTTCGGATCGCCATCCCGGACCAGCACGCTGCTCGCCTGGTTCCGCTTCATCGCCGCCGCCGCGTCGCGCAGGGACGCCCCGGCCTCGACGAAGACCGGCGGGTGCAGATAGGCCTGCCGGATGCGCGCCATCGTCAGCGCGGCGGTTTCGCGGTTGGATCGCTCGTTGGCCAGCGCGCTCAGCCGGTCGGCGAACGCCTGCTGGATCACCGCGCCGAAGGCGGCGTTCTCGTGCGCCAGTTCGAGAAGGATCGGACGCGGCACCAGATCGCACAGCGTGTCCTCCGCCGCGACGAAGCTGCGCGCCTGCCCGTCGGAGAACAGCGCCTGGAGGTCGAAGCTGTCGTGGGCGCCGTGCACCGCCACCACCTCGCCGCCCCGGCGTTCGTGGACCAGCCCCTGCCGCACCACAAACAGGCAATCCGCCGGCTCGTCCCGGCTCAGGATCACGCCGTCCCGGGGGTAGACGCCGAGGTCGAGCGCGGCGGCGAGCCGCTGCCGCTGCTCCGGCGTCAGGCGGTCGAAGGGGGA
It contains:
- a CDS encoding putative nucleotidyltransferase substrate binding domain-containing protein, giving the protein MSDAFDFSVSPFDRLTPEQRQRLAAALDLGVYPRDGVILSRDEPADCLFVVRQGLVHERRGGEVVAVHGAHDSFDLQALFSDGQARSFVAAEDTLCDLVPRPILLELAHENAAFGAVIQQAFADRLSALANERSNRETAALTMARIRQAYLHPPVFVEAGASLRDAAAAMKRNQASSVLVRDGDPKKGGRVGILTGTDLRDLVVLEGRPVDSPVGPLARYELLALDRDDLLFNALILMTKHSVRRLVITEQGAVAGLLEQTDLLAVLSNHSQVVALKVDRAATPEDLGRASQDIVGLIRTLHGTGVKVSFIADLVTELNRKIFRRLFELLAPPDLLANSCLIVMGSEGRGEQLLKTDQDNGLILRDGYDCPSLSQVTDAFTRHLVEFGYPPCPGRIMVSNPDWTRPLALYKDSLFHWIHRPDEAAQMNLAIFYDAAAVAGDAALLAEAKGYLLGRLQDNQMFFTAFARPALAFDTPSGLFGGLFERRRNEAVDIKKAGIFPIVHGVRALALEKHMAETNTTERIWALADQGVFDRGMAGELADAFTFLSTLRLKAGLDASVSGTQTDNLVRTETLGKLDRDQFKDCLALVKKFKELLAYHFHLNH